In Haliaeetus albicilla chromosome 26, bHalAlb1.1, whole genome shotgun sequence, the sequence GTTTCACGTGAAAGGCACACtgatcaagaaaaagaacaagttgtgGTTGTTacctggtttggggtttttctctCCCGCGTATGGAGAGGAGGCTGTCCTCTGGCAAAGCCGGAACAACAGCCTAGGAAGAAGCAAGATGGTTTTTAGGATACACAGGTCAAAGACTGCTTTGCAGATTCTTCCTCCgctgcttctcctctggcaTTGCTGAGCCTTAACCAAAATACAGAGCCAGGGCACACCTGAAGAAAAGTTAGCGTTCCCTTAAAGTTTACTAACGACCTTGGGTCTTTTTGAAGAACGCAGCATTAAGGGACGTAGCAGAGCATTATGTAAACACTGCCATTCACCTcgtaaaaagcagaaaggtacTACAAGCGTCCTGGCGACCGCTTCTGGATTTAAAAGGGAACGGAGACCCGTAGAACGTTTCAGTCTTCCATCTTTTCTCCAAGAGGAGGCTACAACTTGGGCATAAATTTTACTAGGGACCCACTACTGCCTCAGCCGCTCTCCttaccacagctgcttttttagcTGAAGGCTCCTTCCCGTCGCCACCAGTGGCACTCGGTGGCTTCACAGCCGCCACGGCAGACGGATGACTCTCGGCTGCCTTACGTTTCAGTGGCTGCTTTGTGGGGAAGGTAGCTTTCCCATCCAAAGGCTTCAGGCACCCCTTCTGTCTGGCTAgagtaaaaggaagagagaactgaTGCAGTCTTGCtctgcctcaggaaaaaaaaaacaacaaacaaacaggttCTCTTAACAGCGCCACAACCCTTCTAGTTAAATGTATTTAGCCAGCACAATTACACTGCCATTTCCCAGACTCTCGGCAGTATTTTCCACACCGTAAACTCTGTTTACCAACAAGCCATAAGAAGGAGCAAAGATACTACAAAAAGGAGCCAGAGTTACAACGTGAAAATTGTCaccctctgcctttctttcaaagcatgACCTAAAGTAACTCTTTAACATACAGTCAACACTTACTTTCAGCTAACCATTCCAGAAGTTGAGCTGCCCGTTCCCCTGGTGATACGGCAGCACCCTTTCCGGGGCTTTCAACCCCATCTCCCGGAGATTTCACCAATATCCTCTTTGGAAGCTGATAAGCTGACCCTGAAACCACACTGGATTCAGGACTCCCTGATGCTGCAGTTTTATCCTTGATTGCCTGTTCAGTAGGAGAtggcacagcagctgcttcctTCTGAAGCTTCTCTTCTTGGCGTTGCTTCAGTTGCCGCTTCTCCCACATTATCTCTTCAAGGCTCTTCACTTGAACTTTAGAATTAGTTGCACtctgatcagagggctggaaggaagcaaaagaagaggACTAAGGGGACAAAAATCTATGGAGATTTCATTCAGAAAATCTCAGTAGCAATCCCTCTGAAATAGCTCCGTGTGGAACAGAGCATGTTAATACCATTCAGATCTGacatttttccccataaaacGTTGCCTGTAACCTGTAACAAGATCCATGCTTTGCTATGGAAATAGTTTCAAAAGCCTACAATTCCCAACACAGCAAGCTTCTTCAGTAGAGCAGAAGACTCTAGCTGTAATCTAGTACATTCTTTTTCAGCAACAGGAAGCCATACAAGCTCCCCCAAGACAGCATTCCCTGACAGACTGATTTCCTCTAATACAAACCTCCAGCCTTTTCTATTGAAGTTCTTAGCCCAGGATTTTAAGATCTCCTTCTTCCAGTCTCACAGATAAAGTCacggagaagaaaaacattaaccTCGCAGATTTTATCTGGTGCTAATAGGGTTTCTTATTCACTGTCAGGTATAATAAGATTAATTCAAAGCTTGGGGTTTAACACGTTGTCTGGAAATGCTATTCAAAGTAGTGACAGGACTTGCGACAGCACTGCAGCGCTTACCAAATGCAGAAAGGTAGGAACACACTCAAACTGGGAGCATGCAGCCAGttacaaacaaaacataaaatgtaTCAAAAACTGTATGAATAGATAGATGTATGTCTTCACAAAGGACtcacctctgcagctgcagagacagcTTTGGGAAAAGGCTTGCTCAATTCCACtatcatcttttcttctcttccaggtgcttcaaaacaagcaaaaaaaaaaaaaaaaaaaaaaaagatcatcaTTTTgtcaacagcagaaataaagaaacctGGCTACCTCTGTTTCCTTGTTCTGTCTATTTCCTCACGTCTAATAATGGGACAGAGGGAAAGGCTACAGTAAGCAATCCCTGCACCGTTCCAGCTCTCTTTCCCTCAATCGCACTATTCTCTTTTTACGTGGCTTATATAATCCAAACGGTATCTTTAGCGCTCTGCCAATTTTGACAAAAACTAGCCCTCACATTAAGAAGTTGATACATGCTTTGCAAACATAGATACATCAATAACTGAGTTAAACAACGCATATGCCAAAGAGGAAGGTAAGCCTGGATTCAGCCCAGGGAAGATCCCATACCACAAGCGGAtggcagaaaaaacagaagcaagaaacTAGGCTACAAAGCTCCTCAGTGGAAGAATTTTCCAGtgggaaatacagaaagctATCACGTGATTCATGGAAAAGAATATGGTTGCATATTCTGGCACTTCCTTGCCTTCTGACTTTGTAGCCTTAAACTCTTCTACCCTCTACGatatgcagaaggaaaaagcaaagcaaaacctcagCAAACTGAATTTGCTTGACAGGGGAAGCACTTCACCAGGGCAGGTATCAAATCACCTTATTACCTATTAGCTTTGTGATCCGTAACAACCTCCTCCCTGTCGGGGCAGGTTCAGGTtgtgctggtggagctggcaCTTTTCCTCCACTCTGCTGCATCCGCAGAGCTTTCTCCCGCTTGATTTCTTCCAAGGTTTTAACACGCACTTCTCCTGCTGGCTTGGTTTTACGTGCCGGCTCTGCCGGGCGTGCTTGGCTGAGCACAGACGGAGCACGTGTGCTCTGCTTCTTGGGTTTGCTCTCAACTTTTGTCTCGGTAGGAAActcttttgttttttgcttCTCTCGTTCCAATcgcttgtggtttttttcagccaggGAGCCTGAGAAAGTTTTGACGTGAACTGCAGGGGAAGGTCTTGCCCCCAAGCTGGGATCTTCTGTTTTACAACGTCCTTCTGCCTGGGGTTTCACTTGGGGTTCTCCTCGTCTCCGATTAGTGCTCTCAAGTCGAATCTCCTCCAGTGTTTTTGCATGGATCTCTCCTGCTGGCTTAGCAGCCTTCTCTGTCAtcatcaaaaagaaagagaagcaccAACATTTAAGGAGAGTCCAGCAATATTTAAAGTCTCCAAAATCTGTCACAGTACTAAGGAAAACTAGGTTTGCGTGATCCCAAGAATGCATCTTAGGACAGCACCATTCTGCACGGTATTCTCCTCCTTTAAGCCacttgtattttgaaaactagTGCTATCCGGAGAGAGTGGCAACACAaaaagcattagtttattttattttgttactttctCAGACCGTTGTCTCTCTGTTCGCATCTCAAACTCCTGCTCCTGGCAGTGTTTCTGTCCTACTTGTGCGTAAGCATACTGCAGCTTCTGAGGGTTCACAGCAGTTTTCAAGCGGAAACCTTGATGAGGCAGGAGTGCACAGTACACCCCCCCTCTAGAGCCAGATCTCTGACAGTGGCTAAACAGGACAGCTTCAGGACTCGAGCAAGAGGAAtcaggcaggtttttttaaattaacttttaggGCTGTATGGAAGTTCATGGAAAGACAAAAGGGGAAGGCATACTTAATAGCCAGTTCGTACCTGTCTCTGTACGGCTCTGTTCAGAGGGCAGTCCTAGCCTCTCCTTCAGGGACCTGGGGACTTGAACtacaagagagaacagaaaaagttcGGCAGACTGCATAAAGCTCCATTTGGTGTTCACGTTTCACAATGAGAGCCATCACTTCACTGGAATTCAGAGCTACCTTGAGCCCTCAACCAACACGCAAAAAGAACCACTAGAAGAAAGGACAAACAGCAAACCTAAACAGGAAATCTGTGCATCAAATCCAGATGTCTGCTTAGTAGCTGTACCTCTCTTTGGTGCGTTGTCAGCATTCTCCAGAACCTCTAtcttcttccccagcctgtCAGCAAGGTTGCGCTTTAACGGAAGGACACTTTTACCAgcttcagaaagagagaaaaaaagcaatactttAAGAACATTTCTCTGCAGGAGGATTTTAGAACAGTCAGCCACAAACTTCAATGCTTCCAGGGATCTTTTCTTAGATTTGCCTTTCAGCTGCTAACCAAATTTGCCACTTCTGCCACCAATACACATCTCTGCCAAAATGGATTTTCCTCCTGCACACAGCAAAATTACCCTTAAACACAGTCACGTTTAGATGAGGGCACCCGAACAACGGCTCACAAAAAGCTCTTCCCTATGGAGGCTTTCCGTTTTCCCATCCTCTCGCCAAGATTCACTTGAATCACAGGCTCCTCCCCTAAAACAAAGAATAATCTCTTCACTGCACAGAAACCAGTAGCCACTAAGAGCATTGTCCTTCTAGCCCATGTCCCAGCAAAAGGCACTCTTCTGGTAGCCAAACCACAGAAACGAGTGACTACGAGTAGCAGTAGTGCCACAcgtttttttgcctttcaaaggaATTTGTGCAGATCTGAACACCACCACTTATACACAGACTCCTATCACGCTACTGTCCGCAAGTGCCACCGTCAGCCTCGTCAACGCTTCAAAAATTGCCTACTTGTATAATACCATCTTCTATAGGTCTGCCCTTTCATTACTGCCTGCTTTTTCCACTTATCCCCTTTTTTGCATACTGACACTCATATTGACATTagcctctctctctgctgctacTGCACTTAACCCAACCGCTACTTCTGCCACGTGCTGTCGACACATTAGCTCATTCACAAATCTCACTCAACTTCAGGAACATGAGAGTCCAATTAAGCACACTGGAGAGTCTGTAAGGTGGTGTAATACATGATGAGCTACGGCTTAATGTCAGGCTGATAAAAACCGCTTCTGGGTCTTTTATTGCAACACAACAACCTGAGCACCTACAAATGCCAAATATTTCCAATCAAACCAGGGACTTGAAGCATAAAAGCatggttttaattagaaaaggcAGCACCAGCAGGCTAACCTGTCTGAATTATCTTAATTATTACTTGACCTTTTGGTTGAGGAGCCGTGAAGTGGAAACAATAGTATTCGCTGTTACCTTGCTTTGTAGACAGAGTCACAGTTCTCACTACTGTCCGtacatcttccttttctggcacAGGAATAGCCCGAGATTGGAGTGGAGGAACAGAAACTCCTGAAGGACCTTCTGATCATAGCAAGCAAAACATAAGAATgtttagaggaaaaagaaaacaaccaaataaccaaccaaccaaccaaaataaaagaactaTCACAAAGACCAAAGACATTAGTTATCCATTACTGTGAAACATACAATGACCACTGCATGTAAATAAGAGAAATGAGCAATTTCCCTCTGATTTGCCCTTGGAATTCCAATCTAGAATATCAGCTGTTGGagtttaagaaaacagattgCATGCCAAAGTACCTCAAGGCCTGCAACTAAGCATGGAAGTCTGTCCCTCAAGCGGTTCTCAGCTGCAATCACCGCCCAGTCTCAATCCAACAGCCcccaaaattttcct encodes:
- the LOC138682103 gene encoding LOW QUALITY PROTEIN: zinc finger CCCH domain-containing protein 11A-like (The sequence of the model RefSeq protein was modified relative to this genomic sequence to represent the inferred CDS: deleted 1 base in 1 codon); amino-acid sequence: MSKQGDDCYFYFYSTCDKGDSCSFRHCAAALGNERVCRLWQEGRCFKTTCRFRHMEVDKKRSEIPCYWENQPAGCQKSNCAFRHTKGRYVDGRFFPPSRTTLPSPPEPAEDDVKMAQASLQQNRLSVQSSPSRQLRGVMKVESSEKVPSPTHPPGVVISAADDDEDGFYFGLSVQLSEEGDETKTPVQQPATEANNGSRIISTRKGRANTKQEDNLNFGLKRVKEIKLEKLKEKTKNQGEGPSGVSVPPLQSRAIPVPEKEDVRTVVRTVTLSTKQGEEPVIQVNLGERMGKRKASIGKTGKSVLPLKRNLADRLGKKIEVLENADNAPKREKAAKPAGEIHAKTLEEIRLESTNRRRGEPQVKPQAEGRCKTEDPSLGARPSPAVHVKTFSGSLAEKNHKRLEREKQKTKEFPTETKVESKPKKQSTRAPSVLSQARPAEPARKTKPAGEVRVKTLEEIKREKALRMQQSGGKVPAPPAQPEPAPTGRRLLRITKLIAPGREEKMIVELSKPFPKAVSAAAEPSDQSATNSKVQVKSLEEIMWEKRQLKQRQEEKLQKEAAAVPSPTEQAIKDKTAASGSPESSVVSGSAYQLPKRILVKSPGDGVESPGKGAAVSPGERAAQLLEWLAESKQKGCLKPLDGKATFPTKQPLKRKAAESHPSAVAAVKPPSATGGDGKEPSAKKAAVAVVPALPEDSLLSIRGREKPQTSPELHIGSQADSVAQSEVSSSTSASSQIAVKKRQLSFSGAWEAPFSVEDNFEKFLWEISGGKQEVEIDMDPENDEDDFFMEIGELIDG